The DNA window CAGGGCGTTGGCTGGCCTGTCCCCCCTGCTCTGGCGGCTGAGGGAACAGAAATCTTGGACGACGAACGCTCTGCTCTACGCAGGGAAAGATCGGCGTGGCGAAAATGACCGTCAAGAATGCAGTCTCGTCGGCCTGGCAGGAATGGAAGACCAGGCAACAACGCGGGCAGAGCACCTGTGAAGCGGAGTGCGAGATAACAATTCGCCCTCCGGCGAGTTAAGCGTTCTTTCCATCCAAAGGCGGTGGCGCCTTCGCGGTCGGCACGGCATGGTTGTCGACCGGCTCTCGCGGTTGGGAAATCGCCGGAGAGGAACTATGAGCCAGGATATTCTGTTTCCAGGCTGGCCAGGTCTCGACCACCTTCGTCGCATATTCAATCTGTTTGCGAATTTCGTCGTGGGTCATGATTGGACATCTCCGTTCGTTCTTAAGGCCATCTTTTGGCTGAAAGCTTTGCAAGCGAGCAATTCGATCTCCAGATACGATACCGGTTTCATTTGTAATCGAAGCTGCGCTGCTTCGATACGCCACTCCTTCTTGGCGCCCGTATCGGGGTTCTTTCGGACCAAAGGGTAACTCGATCCAAGGTTCATCGAAAAAAGCTCAAAGTACTTGCGCGGCCCCACTCCGACGAAGGGCTCGAACAGCACCTTTTCGCCATCGACGCCTTGAGCATTCTCCGCAGGAACGATCGAGTCGTCGTGAAATTCGAGCGCTTTGCTCTTGGAATACGGCTCCACGTAAACAACCCGCTTCACCCCGGCGGCTACGATATGCTTGGCGCAATTGTGGCAGGGGAAGGTAGTGCAGTGGAGGGTTGCGCCTTTGGTGGAAATTCCGTTCCTGCCGCAACTAAGAATCGCTTCCATCTCCGCGTGGACAACCCGTCCGAACTCGGTAAGGTCGCGTATGCCGCTTTCTTTGAGCACTGTACGCAACGTATCTCCGTCAAAGTCCTCTTTCTCCTCCATCGCTTCCGTAATAATTCGTTCGATGATCTTTAGCTGCTCAAGGCGATTGGAATCGCCATCACGTTTATAGTCCCTGCCGCGTTCTACATCTTCAATGCAACCGGTTTTCGGATTTCGCTTCGCCCAGTACAAGCCGCCCTCGGGAGACGGGCATTCATTGGCGCCCGTTGAAAGTATCTCGCTGTCACGGGTCATCACCGCCCCGACTTGCCTTGAAAGATCAGCGGATCGCAAAGCAGCGGCAAAAGCCATAAACATGGCGTATTCGTCAAAGGTCGGCGTGAAAAATGGGTCGCCAAACCAGAGTCCCACGAGACGCCGGATATCGCATCGCAAGCGATCGCTGTTATCGGCCACCTGGACAAAAAAATCGGCCAGGTGAAAGGTCGCGTTGACTCGCTGCCCGTGTTTCTTGTCGCCTTCCTGACGATCTCTTTCAATCAACTGATCTGCCTGATCCAATGTCATGTCGAGGTTTTCGACCAGATGACTCCTGCGCCGGCCGACTTCGGCATGAATCCCGAGCAAGACAAACCCTGAAGAATAAATGATTCGCAGCTTTTCAACTTCCTCTGGACGCTTCAACGAATCAATAATGAAGGCGGTCCTGGCCAAAGGTTCGCCCTTTCCTTCCTCCCGTTCTTTGGCATCGTCGTCAGCTTCACCAACCAGCGGTCTGTTGAGTTGCGAGCGGCGTGCGGCAATGTACGTCGCTACTCCCAGGGCAAGCACCGCGTCATCGGCAGGACTCTCATTGACGCCCATTTCACGACAACGGTTCCCTGCATCCATCAAATCGGAATAGCGTTTGAATCGGTCGTTCCCGGGATCCTCTACGTCGCACAGCAACGGAATCACATCGGCGGAAACTTTGACAACTTCGACCCGATACCCGACTCGACCCAACTGCTCCTGCAGCAGATCGATGATGGGCCGCGTTTCCGTACCAACAGCGCCTACAAGCCCGATAATCAACTCCGAGTCGAGCTCGTTGTTCGTGAGGTATTTGCCCACCTGGATCCCCTTGCGCTCTGCCTCGCAACGAAATTTCCCTCCGCAGAGAGATTTGACGATTTCGCGATTGTCGCCCAGAAATACGAACGTAGCAATAGACAACATCTCAACTCTCCTGGCCGAGCAGATTGCCGAAACGACCCTCGGTCCGTCCCATGAAAAAGCGCACATGAGGCCGGTCCGATGGCGGCGATTGCGTCTGTTCCGTTCAACTTCGCTTCTTCAGTTCCGGCGGCGCCAATGGCAGGCGCAGGACGAAGTGGGCGCCGGGGGTGGGTTGGTCGAGGAGTTCGAGTTTGCCGCCGATCTCGCGGGCCAGGCGGCGACTGAGGGCCAGGCCCAGGCCGACGCCGGGGGCCGAGACGGCCGCTTCCTGGACGGACTTGGAGAAGGGCTGGAATAGCTTCCTCCGCTGTGGGGCCGTGATGCCGGGACCGTGATCCGAGATGCTCAGCACGGCCTCCCGGCCGGCGATGCGGGCGTGCAGATGCACCCGGCGGTCGGCGGCGGTCTGAGCGTACTTGCAAGCGTTATCGACCAGGTTGAACAGAATCTGGTCGACCGCGCTGCTGTCGGTCAGCACCAGTCGGCCGGCGGACGTCTTGTCGATTTCCAGCACCAGCTCCATCTCGGCCTGGGTCGCGCGATCGCGGAGCCGTTCGACGATCCGGTCCAGCAGATCGTCTAGCGGCAGGCTCTCCCGGCGTCCGCCCCGTTTGCCGCGTTCCAGCCGGGCGTAAGACAGCACGTTCTCGACCAGATGCGACAGCCGATCGGCTTCCACCCTTAACGTTTCCAGGTAACGCTGCCGCTTCTCAGGCGTCGCCACCATGCCGGCCGCCAGCATCTCGGCGTACATGCGAAAGGTCGTCAGCGGCGTGCGCAGTTCATGCGTGACGGCCGCCACAAAAGAGCCGCGTCGTTCGCTGAGCGTCACGACCCCCTGGATCAGCACCATCACCGCCAGCGTGGCCAGCAGCAGGCAGGTCCAGGCAATCAGCAGCGACAGGCGAATGGGCGAAAAGTCGGGCGACGCCTGCACCACAAACGGCGGAGCAGCCCCCGCCAGCGCCACGGCCTGCGGGGCCGGCGCCAGGATCTGTACCGGCAACGTCGCCAGGGCGCGCCCTGGCAGCACGGGCGTGTCAGCCAGGACCGGCGCCAGATCGGCGTCGGGCAGCAGGTCGGCGACTTCCTGCAGCAGCATCTGCCTGATCGCCGGCCAGTTCAGCCAGCACCCCTGGATGAGCACCTGGTCGCCGATCGTTACCCGGCGGGCCAGCACCAGATGCGGCCCGACCCAGATCGGCCGGCTGACTCCTTCGCCTACCGCCTGCAATGGCGTTTCCAGCTCCACGTCGGAATTGCTCCCATAGCTCCCATAACTGCGCTGCTGGACCAGCTGGTTCTGGGCAAAGTTCTGGTACGCCCGGTTCCGACGTTGCCATTCATTGCCGCCGCGCAGCTCCAGCTTCTGCTGCTCCCCGCGGTAGTAACTGTCATACCCGGCCGCCGGCGCATTCGGTTGTCCTTGACTGCCCGTTTGGGCTGGGGCGGCCGCCTGCTGCTGGGGCATGCTGGCCTGCTGTTGCGGCTGGGAGTAAGTCTGCGGGTAGGACTGGGAATAGGACGGCGCCGACGTGATGGGCGGAAGCGACGGGACGGACGGATTGGCCACAGGCTGCGAAGCAGGCGAAAGCGCCGGACGGGCCGGCGCGGGAGGCGGCGCGGGAGTCACCACAGGCGACGGCGGATCCAGCTCAAACGGCGACGACTCCGCGGGCTGCGGCGTGGTGTAAGCATTCGTCCCGGGAGTCGGTTTGCCTGCCGGCGATGCGGCCGAACCATACGTGTCGGTATCCGCCTGCTGGCGCCCCGGAACCACCGTTGGCAGCGGCGAGTCGATGGGCTGGGCTGGCGCCGGAACGCCTGATGCGGGGCCGTATTGCAAGGGCGGGACCCCTTCCGCCTGGGCCAGCTGGCTTTCATTGCCGGCCGGCGGGGAGAGCGAGGGGTTCTCCGCCTGCGAGACTTCGCTGGGATTCTCAAACGATTGATAATTGCCGTCCGTTTGCGGAGGGGGAGCATTGTACGGCGACGCGTTCTCCAGGATCTCCTGCTGCTCGCCGCTAAACTGGGACAGGCCCAGGTCGTTAATGACCGTGGTGTTCGGCTGGGCCAAGGGCGAACCGTTATAGTTCCAGGACAGGTTGCCAGCGTAGTAGGCCTCGTCGATCGGCACAGGCGGCAAGTTCCTCTCTGGCAGTTCGGCCAGGAACTCCCGATGGCGGATGAGCCCTTTTAACTGCTCCAGCCGGGCTTCGCTGCGTTCGATGTTGTCGGCCGTCGTGCCGTTGGCCAGGGCCGTCTGGTCGAGCGACGCCGGCGGCGACTGGGGCGAGCTCCACTCGTTGTCGGATGTGATCTGAAAGTGCAGCAGCACAAACGGCGAAGGCTGGATCAGCAGCGGCGACGGCGTCAGTTCCGGCGCGCTCTTTCCCTTGCCGGAGATCGGCAGGAACGAACGATACACAAAATAGGGACGGGCCGCTTCTTGAGCCACGATCGGCGTGAGCGTCCAGTCCATCCGCCATAGAGCGCTGCTGACCCGCTCTTGCTGTTCGGCCTGTTGCCGGGCCGTTTCGGCCTGGCGTCGGGCGGCGGCTTCCATCCGGCGGGCCTGTTCGGCCTGGTCCCGGGCTTCCGCCTCCCGGCGATCAAGCTCGAGCGCTTTCACCGTCAGCCAGCAGAAGCCGGGCAGCACCAGCGCCAGGCACAGCCCCAGGGCCAGCCAGATTTGCCAGGGACGTTTCATTCGGCTGCCTCTTTCAGCAGCGCCGTCGCAGGCCCTTGAGCCGCGAACATGTAGCCCTTGCCGCGGACGGTCAGCAGTACTTGCGGCTGGGCCGGGTCATCGCGCAGTTTCTCCCGCAGCCGGGCGATATGCATGTCGATGGTGCGGGTCGACAGGCCGCGAGGGCTGATTCGCCAGACATTCGACAGCAGTTCGTCCCGGGCGATTGCGCGCTGCGGGTTGGTCGCCAGGTAACGCAGCAGGTCGATCTCCCGCTCTGACAGCTCGACCCGTTCGCCATCGGTATAGCGGACCTCGCGGCGGGCAAAGTCGGCGACGCCAGCGGGAATGGCGACCTGGTCCAGATCGCTCGGCCGCTCGGGCGATCGCCGCAGCACGGCCTCGACCCGGGCCAGCAGTTCCTTCACGCTGAACGGCTTCACCACATAGTCGTCCGCGCCCTGGCGAAGCCCGTCGACGCGATCGCTTTCTTCGCCGCGGGCAGTGAGAATAATGACCGGCAAGGTGGGCCGTGTTTCGCGCACCCGTTTCAAGATCTCCATGCCGCTGAGTCCAGGCAGGACCAGATCCAACAGGAGCAGGTCGTATTGCTGCTGGACGGCCATTTCCAACCCGGCCGGGCCGTTACCGGCCTCAAGCACCCGATAGCCGGCGTACTCCAGCGAATCAACGATCCCCCGACGAATGGCGGCGTCGTCTTCGATTGTCAATAACGTGCGGCCGCTCATGGCGTAACCAGGGGAGAGGGCAAAGTGCGGGAAAGGCGTCCTTTCTATCATAGACGCCCCCGACGGGCTGGCGGGTAACCAATTTGTAACGGGCGCCGCGGCCGCGATTCCGGCGACGGTTGCGATTGCGGCAATTGCCGGATCTGGGTAAAGTTCGCAGGTGTTTTTCGGTGCTTGCGGTACGGAGGTTCAAGGATGAACATGCGCGTTCGATTGTCGGTAATCGCAGTGGGTGCAGGACTGGGCTTGTCAGTACTGGGACTGGCAGGATGCAGCCAGGAGGCGGCGCCTGTCGCTCAGCAGGGATCGAACCGCGGCGAACCGACTCTGGCCGAGCGTCCCGCCGGCGGCACTGTTTCCGAGGAAGCGGCCGCCCCGCCTGAAATCACGCTGCCTGCCGATACCACCCCGGGCACGCCGACTCCGGCGACAGCCCCCAGACCGATCGCCAGCGAGGAAACCCGTCTGGCGGCTGCCCGCCAGCTGGTCGGCCGCTGGAAGGGCGAAGTCGAACTCAATGAAGAAGTCGCCTTGAAAATGGGGCTGCCGGCCCCGGTTGTGAAAACGCTGCAGTCGATGAAAGCGATGCTGGAATTCCATCCCAGCGGCGAAGCCGTCATGATCGCCACGACCAAAACCGACGACGGCCCCCAGGAGGTGGAAGTCCACGCCCACTGGGGCATCAGCCAGGTCGAAGAAAACGCAGTGACGATTGCCTGGCAGGAAGACAAAGGGAAAATGGAAGCGGTGCAGGTCAACTTCGAGGGGAAAGATATTTTCACCCGACCCCCGCCGGGCAATCAGGCCAATCTCGACATCGGCCAGATGCGTTTCACCCGCATGCGTTAAGCATTAGTGGCCTGACGCGAGCGTTTTTCTCTTCCCGTAGTGGAGGCGGATTCCTGGCCACTACGTTGCCGGCTAAATATCCACGATGACTTCCGCCTGCCAGCCGCCCTGGGGGGCGGGGCCGATCTGGAGTCCGTGATAGGTGATCGCTTTCACCTCGTGGTGCAGGTCGTGCCGCTCCCGATCGCATGTTTCGCCGCGGCACAAGACCGACAGGCCGTCGTCGTGTTCGGTCACTTCGATCTGCGACACCAGCAGCGCCTGGGTTTCAAACCGGAAGAGCAGCTCGTTGAGCAGATCGAACAGCAGGTAAGCCGGCTCCTGGCCGACGACCTCAAACGCCGTCTCCTGCAGCGGCCGCACCTGGTCCAGCCGGGTAATCAGCGAGAACAGCCCCAGGCCGGCCTCGGCGTATAACTCGTTCCGCTGGGGCGCCTCGATGCGCAGGCCCAGATCGGCGGTGTGTTCAAACACTTCGTACATGGCAAGCGTTCCCGACAAAGGGGTTCCGGGCAGACGTTCCTGACCGATCGGCATTCGCGAAAAGCGGCGGACCTTGGTTGTGCCGCGGAAGATTCCGCCCCACAATACCCGCCGAAGCCATGCACGACGGCTGCACCCGGCGCCAGGTTCGCGCCAGCAGCCAGGTTTGCGGCAACAACCGCTTTGCCAGCAACATCTTTTCCGGGGACTCCATGGGTACATCGGCCGATCAGCAGCTGCTTAACGTTCCCAATGCGCTCACGGCGGCCCGGTTTGTGCTGGCCCTGGTGGTGTTTGCGTTGATCCCGCTGGAACAGTACCTGGCGGCATTGATCATTTTTATTATTGCCGCGTCGACCGACTGGGTCGATGGCTGGTGGGCCCGCAAGTACAACCAGTCGACCAAATTCGGACGGATGTTCGACCCCTTTGTGGACAAGATCATCATCTGCGGGGTGTTCGTTTTTCTGGCCGCCGCCCCCAATACGGGCAAATTCGCCTGGACGCCCGACTCGGGCATTCACGCCTGGATGGCAGTGCTGGTCGTGGGGCGGGAAATGCTGGTAACGGCCTTACGCAGCATGATCGAGCAGGAAGGGAGCGATTTCTCGGCCAAGTACGCCGGCAAACTAAAAATGGTGTTCCAGTGCGTAGCGGTCGGCGCCAGCCTGGTCACCCTCCGCTGGTTCGCCGAGCAGGCAGCCCCCCTGCCCCTTTGGATCGCCTACACGCTGCATGGATCGGTCTGGCTGGCGATCCTCTCCACGCTCTACTCGGGCGGCGAATACATCCTGGCCGCCGCCAAATTCTTCGGCCGGTAGTCGTATGGCCGGGCATCAACTGCCTGGGTTAAATTGCGGTCATTACGGGCATCGCAATTCCCTCAACTGGGTTGATTTAAACCAGCAGGTCGCGGTATAACAAAATCCCCCCGGCGGTCACTCGCATACCGATCGCCGACAGCTCTCGCATGTAACGTACTTCCTGATGGGCGCGTTAGTTAATAACGAATCATGAAGGACTTCGACCCCTACTATCGCTGGCTTGGCATTTCGCCAAAACACCAGCCGCCAGACCATTACCGGCTGCTTGGAATCGAGCAGTTCGAAGCGGATCTGGACGTCATCGAGAGCGCGGCCGATCGACAAATGGCCTACGTCCGGCAGCGCCAACTTAGCCAGCATGCCCAGCTTTCCCAGAGGATCTGCAGCGAACTTTCCCAGGCCCGAGCTTGCCTGCTCAACCCGCAGAGCAAACGGGCCTACGACACCCAGCTGCGCACCCCCGCCGTCAAGCCGGTAGAACCATCGGTTCCGGAACCGTCGGAGCCTCAGGGCAATGCAGCCATGTGGCCCCCCACCCGGCCGCCGCGTCCTGCCCAGCCGCCCGCAGCATCGCCGCCGCCCCAGACTCCCCAAGCAAGAAACCGCGTCGACGCCGAAACGCCGCTGGAACGGCCGCCCGCTCCTGTGTTCCCGCGGCATCGACCCAGTCCAATCAGGGAAACCTCTCCGGTCAGGAAAGCGTCACCAGCCAGGGAAGCGTCTCCGGTCGATGTACGGGAAGTTTCAGCGAATTCGGTCGGCAATCGTGTTCCTTCGCGGCAAACCTCGGTTGGACAAATCCCGTCGCCGCCCTCCTTACCAGAGACCCCCGTTTTTCCTGTCGTAGTGCAGCTGGAACCGGAAGATCCCTTCCGCTGGCAAGCGGACCCTGACGAAACCGTGCTGGAACTGGTGGCGGAGTGCCTGGCTGACAACGAGCCTGAAGCGGATCTTGAACCTGCCCCGGTCAGGCCCGCCCGCCGTCCTATCTCGTGGAGTCGCCCGATCGCCGCTTTCATTGCGATGGTGCTTGGGATCGCCGTGCTGTACATGACGATCCTGCTGATCCGCCAAAGGGCCGAGGAACACTCGTTCCAGCCGTCCCGCCAGATCAACCAGTCGGCGACATCCCGACCGTTCTGAAACGGTCGCCCGCAGGGGTTCGCTTTAGAGTGCTTTGCTCCACAAGAGTTGCACTTCCTCCGGCAGCCCGGCGTAAGCGTTCCGATTGACCTCAAACAGCCGGCAGCCTTGTGAGGCATAGAAGCGACAGGCTGCGAGGTTGGTATTCTGGGTTTCGACCCGGAGCTCCCGGCACTGCTTCGCCACGGCCCAGGCTTCGATCGCGCGGAACAAGGCGGACCCGACGCCGATGCGGCGGGCCGTCAACAGCACTCGCAGATCCCAGAGCACGACCAGATCCCGACGACCAGCCAGCATGTCGAGGCCGGGAGTCGCAAACGCCGCCACCGCTCCTCCGACACGTTCCTGGCCGTCGAAGGCGCCGATCAGCGTCCAGCCGGTCACGTCGAATCGCAGGGGCCAGGCGTGCGGACTCTCGACCGCATCGTAGTCCTTCCGATACGGCCGCTCGAGGCGACGTTCCCGTAGCTCCCAGCTGCCGCCCTGTTCGTCAACGTCGAAGATTCTGTCGGTTTCGTAGGTACTGGGAACCGACGCATACCGTTCCAGGGCGCCGAACGACTCTTCGCGCAGGGTGATCATTTCGGCTCCCGTGTTTCGATGTGCTGTTTTTTGCATTGGCCCGTTTCAACTCTTCGGCGCAGCGGGATCGAACTGGGGCAGCGACTCCAGGAACTCAGGCCCTGCCCCTGTCAGCCAGACATGCGGGTGGACCGCGCGACGGACGCGGAGGGCCGGTTTCATGACATTCGCCGCATAAAACATCGAGACGAAAATCAGCAGCACGCCGAGGCCGATACTTCCCAGGATAAGGTTCGGGAGCACCGGTCCCCCCATGTTCCCCCAGGGTCCCAGATCAATCCGGAACAGCAGGTCGGGAATGATGACGGCCAGGGGAACCACCCAGGCGAGAAGGTTCCCGCCATAGAACATCCACCGCCAGCGCGACGCCTGTTGCCGACAGAGATTCTGCAGCTCTTCCCTCAGGCTGATGCGAAGTTTTAACGTTTTGATCTGGGCCAGCACGACCACCACCAGTAGCAGCAGCAGGGGCGCCGCGCGGGTGTATCCGGCTGTTAACGCAAAGCCCGCTATAAAGAGTGCGCAGACCCCGATATACGCGCCCGCATACTGTCGCATGATCCTGGAGCGAAAATTAAATCGGGGTTTGCCAATGGTCTTTTCATTGGTGACGACGCAGCGAAATGGGAACCGAGCCTGTTTCATGTCCGCCACCAGCAAGTCGTCCTGCCGATAGATGTACGCAGAGTGGCCGTTCCCGGTTTCCTCCGAGGTGCTCATGGGATCGTGACTTTCGTGGAGAGAATTACTAGCAAGAGATCCCGAGTAAGGGACGTTCGCCGTCGATGTTATCCCAACGGTTCCGTTTCGCTCCAGGGTTGTTCCTGGGAGGAAAGCCCAACAGCCCGCAGTGCGGCCTCAAGCCGGGTCAACTCACCATCGACGAAAAAGTCAATCTTCGGCCGGCGTCTCTTGGTCCCGCATGTTCTCCCGAATTATCTCCACGAAACGGTGAAGTGTCTCAAGAGCCTCGTCGGTCGCGCCGGCCAGGTCTTCTTCGGTCAAGAAGCCGTCATAGTACGCCCTGTAAACGGCAATGCCGGGATCGGATTCCAAAAAACGCGACTCCAGATCGCGGCTGGCGCCCTGATGGAATTCGTGGATGCGATCGTTGACTTCAAACGGCGTTAATTCGCCGGCTTCCATCGCGCGAATGGCGTCGCCGAGTTTCAAAATCTCAAAGCGGAGTTCGCGTTCCCAGGCGATCGCGCCCAGTTTCCGGCGGAACTTGCGATTGGCTTTGGGGTGTTTCTCTGACATGGGATAAATTGCGTCTGTCATGAGCAAGGAAGTCGAGGACGGCAGCAACGGTCGCCGCAGCTATTTGCGACGCCGTTAACAATCCAGGTCGTGTACAAAGTCCTGATCGGGATGAACCTGATCGTACGGAATCCCCAGTTGTTCGGCAACGATTCGTCGCGTGCGAAGCGCCGTATCCCGCGACACGCCAGGCGAGCACCTGGCCAGAAACTCCTCATCGGTAATGGGCGGCCAGCATGCGTCGAAATGGCGTTCGCGCTTCCGCACCAGGATTAACTCCACCGCAAACAACCCCACAACGACGGCAGATACCGCAAGGCAGGCGATGCCGATCTGTAACAGGAAAGTCATCCGAGTGTCGCCTTCGGGACGCGAGGACAGACGCTGGAAGGCGACAGGAGCTTTCTGCGCCTGCTGCTCCTCAAAACGAAGATCCTTTTACCAGCGTAAATCGGCCCGGGGCGAGGCTTTGTACTGGGCTTCGATCTTGTCGATGACGGCCTGCTCGGTTTCGTCCAGTTCCACGGCGCCGGGCAGGTCGATGCGGATCTCGGCGAATAAATCGCCCGGGCCGTCCGGAGAGGCGACGCCGT is part of the Lignipirellula cremea genome and encodes:
- a CDS encoding anti-phage dCTP deaminase, which translates into the protein MLSIATFVFLGDNREIVKSLCGGKFRCEAERKGIQVGKYLTNNELDSELIIGLVGAVGTETRPIIDLLQEQLGRVGYRVEVVKVSADVIPLLCDVEDPGNDRFKRYSDLMDAGNRCREMGVNESPADDAVLALGVATYIAARRSQLNRPLVGEADDDAKEREEGKGEPLARTAFIIDSLKRPEEVEKLRIIYSSGFVLLGIHAEVGRRRSHLVENLDMTLDQADQLIERDRQEGDKKHGQRVNATFHLADFFVQVADNSDRLRCDIRRLVGLWFGDPFFTPTFDEYAMFMAFAAALRSADLSRQVGAVMTRDSEILSTGANECPSPEGGLYWAKRNPKTGCIEDVERGRDYKRDGDSNRLEQLKIIERIITEAMEEKEDFDGDTLRTVLKESGIRDLTEFGRVVHAEMEAILSCGRNGISTKGATLHCTTFPCHNCAKHIVAAGVKRVVYVEPYSKSKALEFHDDSIVPAENAQGVDGEKVLFEPFVGVGPRKYFELFSMNLGSSYPLVRKNPDTGAKKEWRIEAAQLRLQMKPVSYLEIELLACKAFSQKMALRTNGDVQS
- a CDS encoding sensor histidine kinase encodes the protein MKRPWQIWLALGLCLALVLPGFCWLTVKALELDRREAEARDQAEQARRMEAAARRQAETARQQAEQQERVSSALWRMDWTLTPIVAQEAARPYFVYRSFLPISGKGKSAPELTPSPLLIQPSPFVLLHFQITSDNEWSSPQSPPASLDQTALANGTTADNIERSEARLEQLKGLIRHREFLAELPERNLPPVPIDEAYYAGNLSWNYNGSPLAQPNTTVINDLGLSQFSGEQQEILENASPYNAPPPQTDGNYQSFENPSEVSQAENPSLSPPAGNESQLAQAEGVPPLQYGPASGVPAPAQPIDSPLPTVVPGRQQADTDTYGSAASPAGKPTPGTNAYTTPQPAESSPFELDPPSPVVTPAPPPAPARPALSPASQPVANPSVPSLPPITSAPSYSQSYPQTYSQPQQQASMPQQQAAAPAQTGSQGQPNAPAAGYDSYYRGEQQKLELRGGNEWQRRNRAYQNFAQNQLVQQRSYGSYGSNSDVELETPLQAVGEGVSRPIWVGPHLVLARRVTIGDQVLIQGCWLNWPAIRQMLLQEVADLLPDADLAPVLADTPVLPGRALATLPVQILAPAPQAVALAGAAPPFVVQASPDFSPIRLSLLIAWTCLLLATLAVMVLIQGVVTLSERRGSFVAAVTHELRTPLTTFRMYAEMLAAGMVATPEKRQRYLETLRVEADRLSHLVENVLSYARLERGKRGGRRESLPLDDLLDRIVERLRDRATQAEMELVLEIDKTSAGRLVLTDSSAVDQILFNLVDNACKYAQTAADRRVHLHARIAGREAVLSISDHGPGITAPQRRKLFQPFSKSVQEAAVSAPGVGLGLALSRRLAREIGGKLELLDQPTPGAHFVLRLPLAPPELKKRS
- a CDS encoding response regulator transcription factor; amino-acid sequence: MIERTPFPHFALSPGYAMSGRTLLTIEDDAAIRRGIVDSLEYAGYRVLEAGNGPAGLEMAVQQQYDLLLLDLVLPGLSGMEILKRVRETRPTLPVIILTARGEESDRVDGLRQGADDYVVKPFSVKELLARVEAVLRRSPERPSDLDQVAIPAGVADFARREVRYTDGERVELSEREIDLLRYLATNPQRAIARDELLSNVWRISPRGLSTRTIDMHIARLREKLRDDPAQPQVLLTVRGKGYMFAAQGPATALLKEAAE
- a CDS encoding archease → MSGTLAMYEVFEHTADLGLRIEAPQRNELYAEAGLGLFSLITRLDQVRPLQETAFEVVGQEPAYLLFDLLNELLFRFETQALLVSQIEVTEHDDGLSVLCRGETCDRERHDLHHEVKAITYHGLQIGPAPQGGWQAEVIVDI
- the pgsA gene encoding CDP-diacylglycerol--glycerol-3-phosphate 3-phosphatidyltransferase, whose product is MHDGCTRRQVRASSQVCGNNRFASNIFSGDSMGTSADQQLLNVPNALTAARFVLALVVFALIPLEQYLAALIIFIIAASTDWVDGWWARKYNQSTKFGRMFDPFVDKIIICGVFVFLAAAPNTGKFAWTPDSGIHAWMAVLVVGREMLVTALRSMIEQEGSDFSAKYAGKLKMVFQCVAVGASLVTLRWFAEQAAPLPLWIAYTLHGSVWLAILSTLYSGGEYILAAAKFFGR
- a CDS encoding GNAT family N-acetyltransferase; translation: MITLREESFGALERYASVPSTYETDRIFDVDEQGGSWELRERRLERPYRKDYDAVESPHAWPLRFDVTGWTLIGAFDGQERVGGAVAAFATPGLDMLAGRRDLVVLWDLRVLLTARRIGVGSALFRAIEAWAVAKQCRELRVETQNTNLAACRFYASQGCRLFEVNRNAYAGLPEEVQLLWSKAL
- a CDS encoding acyl carrier protein — encoded protein: MTFLLQIGIACLAVSAVVVGLFAVELILVRKRERHFDACWPPITDEEFLARCSPGVSRDTALRTRRIVAEQLGIPYDQVHPDQDFVHDLDC